The Opitutales bacterium ASA1 genome window below encodes:
- a CDS encoding Gfo/Idh/MocA family oxidoreductase, whose translation MTTPNPSNSPTPTPAASIDRRTFVKTAAVAGAGLVLGASRVTAQGATHKRKRYVIVGTGSRYRMYQGAILGEYKEHAELVGLCDLNMGRVELARAAARRMGAEVPGYAAADFGKMVREQKPDIVIVTTMDSTHDDYIVAGLEAGCDVITEKPMTTTAEKCQRILDAQKRTGKGVRVTFNYRYAPPRTQVKDILMSGEIGDVLSVDFQWLLNTTHGADYFRRWHSQKKYSGGLMIHKATHHFDLVNWWLSSNPVEVLAAGKREFYTPAMAKRLGLKSHHERCHTCPEKNACSFVLDMAAIPSLKTLYLDQEHHDGYFRDKCVFRPEIDIEDTMNVIVKYDTGATLSYSLNAFNSWEGYQIAFNGTKGRIEHSIVEQIYVSGTNTEQGGIAEGGIKTRVIPLRGDAVDVEPWTGTGGHGGGDKVLLDDIFLSNPPPDKYVRNSDERGGAASILIGVAANKCFETGQPVKIDTLVTGLRRADYPPMPTSSDPVPMPPRSRIERRG comes from the coding sequence ATGACCACCCCGAATCCTTCCAACTCTCCGACCCCAACTCCCGCTGCGTCGATCGATCGCCGCACGTTCGTCAAGACCGCCGCGGTCGCCGGCGCAGGCCTCGTGCTCGGCGCGAGCCGCGTCACCGCTCAAGGCGCAACGCACAAGCGCAAGCGCTACGTCATCGTCGGCACCGGTTCGCGCTACCGCATGTATCAAGGCGCGATCCTCGGCGAATACAAGGAACACGCCGAACTCGTCGGTCTGTGCGACCTCAACATGGGTCGCGTCGAACTGGCCCGCGCCGCGGCTCGTCGCATGGGCGCCGAAGTCCCCGGCTACGCCGCTGCCGACTTCGGCAAGATGGTCCGCGAGCAGAAGCCCGACATCGTGATCGTCACGACGATGGACTCCACGCACGACGACTACATCGTCGCGGGCCTCGAGGCCGGTTGCGACGTCATCACCGAGAAACCGATGACGACCACGGCGGAGAAATGCCAACGCATCCTCGACGCACAGAAGCGCACCGGCAAAGGCGTGCGCGTGACCTTCAATTACCGTTACGCACCACCGCGCACGCAGGTGAAGGACATCCTCATGAGCGGCGAGATCGGCGACGTGCTCTCGGTCGACTTCCAGTGGCTGCTCAACACCACGCACGGTGCCGACTACTTCCGCCGCTGGCACAGCCAGAAGAAGTATTCGGGCGGGCTGATGATCCACAAGGCCACGCACCATTTCGACTTGGTCAACTGGTGGCTCAGTTCGAACCCCGTCGAAGTCCTCGCCGCCGGCAAGCGCGAATTCTACACCCCGGCCATGGCGAAGCGTCTCGGCTTGAAGAGTCACCACGAGCGCTGCCACACCTGCCCGGAAAAGAACGCGTGTAGTTTCGTTCTGGATATGGCGGCGATCCCGAGCCTCAAGACGCTCTACCTCGATCAAGAGCACCACGACGGCTACTTCCGCGACAAGTGCGTCTTCCGACCCGAGATCGACATCGAAGACACGATGAACGTGATCGTGAAGTACGACACCGGCGCGACGCTCAGCTATTCGCTCAACGCCTTCAACTCGTGGGAGGGCTACCAGATCGCCTTCAACGGCACGAAGGGACGCATCGAACACTCGATCGTCGAACAGATCTACGTGAGCGGCACGAACACCGAGCAAGGCGGCATCGCGGAGGGCGGCATCAAGACGCGCGTGATCCCGTTGCGCGGCGACGCCGTGGACGTCGAACCTTGGACCGGCACCGGTGGCCACGGAGGCGGCGACAAGGTCCTGCTCGACGACATCTTCCTCTCCAACCCTCCGCCCGACAAATACGTCCGCAACTCCGACGAGCGCGGTGGCGCGGCCTCGATCCTGATCGGAGTCGCAGCGAACAAGTGCTTCGAGACCGGCCAACCCGTGAAGATCGACACGCTCGTCACCGGTCTGCGCCGCGCCGACTACCCTCCGATGCCGACGAGCAGCGATCCGGTCCCGATGCCGCCCCGCTCGCGCATCGAACGGCGCGGCTGA